The DNA window GAGATGCACCGCCACGTGAAATCCATCCAGGCGCTGCAAACCAGCCTCTGGCACCGGTTCCAAGAAAAGATCGAAACACTTCAACACTTCGGGTACCTCAGCCCCACGGCCCACCTCACGGCAGACGGCGAATGGGCCAGGCTCATCCGAATCGACCACTCGCTCCTCATCACGGAGCTGATCCGAGCCGAAGCCTTCAGCGCGATCGATCCGCCGCTCCTGGCCGCCATCATGGCCGGCATTGCGCACGACGACGACCGGCCCGGCTCGTTTCCTCGCGGCAGCACGGGGCTCGTCTCGCTCCTGTTCCAAGTGCGCAAGTTGGCCGAGAGTCTCACGCCCTATGAGGAACCGCCGCTTTTACGCGCGGACATCGCGTCCCTCACCGAACGCTGGGTGGCCGATCCCACGCTCACCTGGATCGGCTTGTCTCGCCAAACAACCATGGCCGAAGGTGACATGTACCGGCTGTTCGCAAGGACCTTGGAATTTCTTTCCCAGATCAACCAGCTCAAGGCCACGCATCCTTCGCTGGCGGAAACGGCCGACCGCGCCATGACCGCGATGCGCCGGGGCGTGCTGGAGGAGCTGCCATGATTTCGTCGTGCGTCGTTCGCGAAGCGTCGTTCGCCGGGAACGGGCTCACATCTTCCATGAATCATCGCATCACGCGCAGGCTTCCGTTGCGCACCACGCTTCACGTGCCACACTTCACGGAGGCTTATGGATACTAACGAGTTGGAACGTTTGCTGCTCGAGCAGCCGGTGTCGTTGCTTCATCGCCTGGCGCGGGGACGGGTCAGTCGCCATTTCCGAAGCGGCAAGCGCCGCTTGGTGGAGATGTTGCTGCGCACGACGGCCGAGAACCGTCCAGGGCTGATTTCCGACCTCACCGCCTTGATCGAGGAACAGGCCCGCAAACGAGAAGCGCAACCTCCCTCACTGCCGCGTCCGCAGCCGCGCCGTGAAAAACCGGCCAGGCCATCGCCCTTTCAGCGTCAACCCAAGACGGAGGAACCGAGCCACCACCACGAACCGCCGGTCTCGCTGCACGAATGGCTCTCCGGCATCGGCGTGCCTCCGGTTCAACCGTTCGTGCCGGACCCCTGGCAGATCGACGCGCTCGCCAAACTGGTCGACTTCGACGTGATCGTGAGCGTCCCGACCGGGAGCGGCAAGACCTACGTGGCGATCGAAGCCACGAAACGGGCGATGCAGGACAATCGAACGGTAATCTACACCTCGCCGCTCAAGGCGCTGTCGAACACCAAATTCACGGAGTTTTCCCGCTTGTTCGGCGCGGACCAGGTCGGCATTCTCACGGGGGACCGGCGAGAGAACGCGCAGGCACCGCTTCTCATCATGACGACGGAGATCCTGCGCAACCTGCTCTACGATGCGGCGGGAGGCGAGATCGATGTGCGGTTGGACACGTTGGGACTTGTGATCATGGATGAATCACAATATTTGGCGGACCCGGAGCGCGGCGTGGTGTGGGAGGAGACGTTGATTTTCTGTCCCGGGCAGGCTCGCCTGCTTCTGCTCTCAGCCTCGATCGGAAATCCCCAAGACATCGCCGACTGGCTCACCGCGATTCGCCCTCAGCCCTGCGCCCTGATTCGCCATACCAAGCGGACCGTACCGCTCCGCGCGGGCTACCTCCACCCCAATGGCAAACTCACGCCGCTATTCAGGACCGCAGGGATTCCCTACGGACAACCTTACCTCATGCACCCCGAAGCCAAACGATTGTTTGCGGAGTACGAAGAAGAAACCGGCACCGCGCGCTGAGGGGCGAGCACCGAGAGATTCAGACCGAACAGTCTGTCTAGAAGGTATAGTTCAGAGACACAGTTGGTCCGTGCCGCAAGGATTCGAACTTCGTCAACGGGGCGGTCGAAGACGACCCGTCGGCAA is part of the Nitrospiraceae bacterium genome and encodes:
- a CDS encoding DEAD/DEAH box helicase; this translates as MDTNELERLLLEQPVSLLHRLARGRVSRHFRSGKRRLVEMLLRTTAENRPGLISDLTALIEEQARKREAQPPSLPRPQPRREKPARPSPFQRQPKTEEPSHHHEPPVSLHEWLSGIGVPPVQPFVPDPWQIDALAKLVDFDVIVSVPTGSGKTYVAIEATKRAMQDNRTVIYTSPLKALSNTKFTEFSRLFGADQVGILTGDRRENAQAPLLIMTTEILRNLLYDAAGGEIDVRLDTLGLVIMDESQYLADPERGVVWEETLIFCPGQARLLLLSASIGNPQDIADWLTAIRPQPCALIRHTKRTVPLRAGYLHPNGKLTPLFRTAGIPYGQPYLMHPEAKRLFAEYEEETGTAR